The Bacillota bacterium DNA segment CACCCCACGCCATCGCCTCGTTCACCGGCACCCTCAAGCCCTCTTCGTCAATGCGATAGGCCTTCCAGCCCACCCGCGTGTGGTTGATCTCCACGAAGCAGTCCCGGCAGTAGAAGAGGTTCGTACCAATGCGGCCGACGGCGCGGCCTCGACACATGGGGCATGAGTCCTCGGACATCCATCTCGCCCTCCCCCTGGACCCGTCCCCCATATTATTCCCGGACCTGGGCCAAATGATGTCCCGCCCCCGGAAACCCCTTGCCCCAGGGACAATATGGAAGGTAAGCGCAGGGTAAAGCCAGGGAAGAATAGCTCAGAGTCTCGAGGACAAGGAGGGGTGAGAGAGTGCACCTGAGCCAGAGGGAAATACTGGAGATCAACGAGCGCATAGTGGCAAACCAGGTGGGGATCGAGAAGATCAGTGCCTGCATCGAGCAGACCCAGGACCCTGACATCCGGCACATGATGGAGCATCACCGGAACATCTACAACCAGCACGGGCAGGTGCTCATGAACTTCCTTCGGGGAGGAATGGGCAGGTAGGCCCGGAGAAAGGAGGATGTGTCCATGTATCATCAAGGAGCTGGAAGATTATCCGACAGGGCGCTTCTCTTGGAGCACCTCAACACGGAGAAACTCAAGGCCGTGTGGGATACCATGGGGGCCACGGAGTGTGCCACATCCGAACTCAAGAGGAGCTTCATCCAGATGGCTGAGGCTCACCTCAGCATGGCCGACGATGCCTTCAGGCTGGCCCAGGCCCGGGGCTGGTACCGGGTACCCGAACCACCGCCGCACCTGGCGGGGACCGTCGCCCACCAGTTCCTGCAGGGCCCAGCGCCATTCCCCAGCTAGGCTTCCCAGGGGGCCCCGGCAGGGGCCCCCTACTTGACAGCCCCGTGGATCACACCGCCCCCCAAGACCAGATCTCCCTGGTAGAATACGGCGGACTGCCCAGGAGTCACCGCCCTTTCCGGCTGGCTGAAGAGCACCCTCACACCCTCCCCTTCAGGGTAAAGGGTTGCCTCCACTGCGGCAGCGCGGTAGCGCACCTGCACGGTGGCAACCGTGGGCCCGGCCAGCCCAGCTATGGACACGAAGTTCACCGGCCGGGCCACGAGCCCTCGTGCCTCGAGGGCCCCAGCGGGGCCCAACACAACGGCATTCCTGGCCAGGTCGATCTCCACCACGTAAAGGGGCTTTCCCAGTGACACCCCCAGGCCCCGCCGCTGCCCTATAGTATAGAGGTGAATGCCCTTGTGGGTCCCGAGAACGTTGCCCTCCTGATCCATGATGGGCCCTGGCCGGAGGCCGTGGGGTGACCTGTCCTTGATGAAGGCCCCGTAGTCGCCCTGTATGAAGCAGATCTCCTGGCTTTCTCCCTTTTCGGCCACGGGTAATCCCACCTTCCGGGCGATGCCACGGGTCTCAACCTTCCTGAGGCCCCCTAGGGGGAAGAGGGCTATCCCAAGCTGGTCCTGGCCAAGACCCCAAAGGACGTAGCTCTGGTCCTTAGAGCGGTCTAAACCCCTCCTTAGGATGTACCGACCGCTGGCCAAATCCCTTTCACTCCTGGCGTAGTGGCCTGTGGCCAGGCGGCTGGCCCCCAGTGCTCGAGCCCTGGCCCAGAGGGCCCCGAACTTGATGGTGCGGTTGCAGTAGACACACGGGTTGGGGGTACAGCCCTTTAGGTACTCCTGGCAGAAGTAGTCCACCACCTCCTCGAACTGGCCTTGGAGGTCCAGCACGTGATGGGGGATCCCCAGGAAGGCAGCAACGCGGCCCGCGTCCCTGATGCCGCCCGTTTTTGCCGAGGGCCAGACCCTCATGGTGATTCCCACTACATCATGTCCCTGTTCCTTCAGGAGCGCTGCCGCGACGGAACTGTCCACCCCGCCGCTCATGGCAACGACTACCTTGAGCCGCCCGGTCACGTCACCACCCCTAGACCGCTTCCTGCCGGAGCAGTCTCCCCTTGTAGTCTTCGATGGCCTTCTGCAAGGCGTCTGCCGCCAGGTTCGAGCAGTGCATCTTCACAGGAGGGAGGCCCCCCAGGGCACCCGCCACCATCCTGTTGGTGACCTCCATGGCCTCCTCCAGCGACATCCCCTTGACCATTTCCGTGAGCACGCTAGACGTGGCGATAGCCGCACCACACCCGAAGGTCATGAAGCGTGCCTCCTCTATCCGCCCATCCTTGACCTTGATGGCCAGCCGGAGCACATCACCACACACGGGGTTTCCAACCTGGCCCACCCCGTCGGCGTCTTCCATCTCACCGACGTTTCTGGGGTTACAGAAGTGGTCCATGACCTTCTCGTTGTACATTACCGCGGCTCTCCCTTCCTCGCCAGTGGTGACATTTCCCTCAGTCTCTTCACTATCCCGGGGAATACCCCGATAACGTAGTCCACGTCCTCCACAGTGTTCTCGTAGCCCAGGGTCATCCGCAGGGATCCGTGGGCCTCTTCGTGATCCAGGCCCATGGCCAAGAGCACATGGGAGGGCTCCAGGGACCCCGAGGTGCACGCTGAGCCGCTGGAACACCCAATGCCTGCCATATCCAGGTTGAGGAGCATGGACTCTCCCTCAACATAGGCGACGCTCACATTGCTGTTGTTAGGCAGCCGGTGGGAAGGGTGCCCGTTCAGGCGCGTCTCCTCCACCTCGAGAAGCCCGCTGATAAGCCGGTCCCTGAGGTATCTC contains these protein-coding regions:
- a CDS encoding spore coat protein, producing MYHQGAGRLSDRALLLEHLNTEKLKAVWDTMGATECATSELKRSFIQMAEAHLSMADDAFRLAQARGWYRVPEPPPHLAGTVAHQFLQGPAPFPS
- the mnmA gene encoding tRNA 2-thiouridine(34) synthase MnmA — protein: MTGRLKVVVAMSGGVDSSVAAALLKEQGHDVVGITMRVWPSAKTGGIRDAGRVAAFLGIPHHVLDLQGQFEEVVDYFCQEYLKGCTPNPCVYCNRTIKFGALWARARALGASRLATGHYARSERDLASGRYILRRGLDRSKDQSYVLWGLGQDQLGIALFPLGGLRKVETRGIARKVGLPVAEKGESQEICFIQGDYGAFIKDRSPHGLRPGPIMDQEGNVLGTHKGIHLYTIGQRRGLGVSLGKPLYVVEIDLARNAVVLGPAGALEARGLVARPVNFVSIAGLAGPTVATVQVRYRAAAVEATLYPEGEGVRVLFSQPERAVTPGQSAVFYQGDLVLGGGVIHGAVK
- the nifU gene encoding Fe-S cluster assembly scaffold protein NifU, coding for MYNEKVMDHFCNPRNVGEMEDADGVGQVGNPVCGDVLRLAIKVKDGRIEEARFMTFGCGAAIATSSVLTEMVKGMSLEEAMEVTNRMVAGALGGLPPVKMHCSNLAADALQKAIEDYKGRLLRQEAV